The window ACCGGGAAGCGGACGCCTTGCTCGATCTCCGCCGTCTCGTTGTTCTGGGCGGCGATCTTCGGCGCCGAGAGCCGCTTGGCGTAGCCGTCGGTCTCGAGGGCGTCCAGCGTCAGGTCCAAGGTGAACGAGTCGAGCACGTTGCCGAAGGAAAGCGTGAGGGCGTTCGCGCTCGCGTTCTTGGGCAGGTTCAGTTCGTAGTCCACCGAGGCGCGGTTCGGGAACTGCAGGTTCGTCCCCGTGCCGAGCGCCGGATCGGCCTTCGCCTTGAAGCCCCACTTGATCCCCATTTCGTTGACGAGGTCGCGCGACACTTCGACGATGCGCGCCTCGATCATCACCTGCGGGGTCTCGGCGTCGAGCGTCGTCAGCAGCTTGTCGATCGCCTCCACCCGCTCGGGGATGTCGCGGAGGATCACGGTGTTGGTGCGCTGGTCGACGATGACCTTCCCCTTGGGGGAGAGGATCGCCTCGCGGATCACGCGTTCGACGTCCTGCGCCTTGGCGTAGGAGAGGGTGCGCGTGATCGTCACCGGATTGACCTCGAGTTCCTTCGCCTCGAGCATCGCCCGCTTGGCCGCCGCTTCCTGGGCCAGCTTGATCACCGGGGCGATGCGGATGACGTTCCCCTCGAGGACCATCTCGAGGCCGTTGTTCTGCAGGATGATGTCGAGGGCCTGGTCCCACGGGACCTCGTCCACGACGATCGTCACCGTCCCGCCGACGGATGGGTCGAGCACGAAGTTCAGGCCGGAGAGCTCGTGGAACAGGCCGAAGACCTGGCGGATGTCGGCGTCCACGAGGTTCAGGCTGATCAGGCGCCCCGTGAAGACGCGGCGGCGGTCCTGGATCGTCTTCGTCTCGGTGTCCGGCAGCGGCGCGGCCGCCGCGGCGGCGGCCTCGGCCTTCGGCGCGGGAACGGGCGCCGGGGCCGGCGCCGGCTTTTCGGGCGCGGGCGTCGGCTTCGGCGGCGCCGGGGCGCTCGCCGCGGGCGCGGCGAAGCCGGTGCCGGCGAGCGGGCGCGGTTCGAACGGGTTCGCCTCGGCCTTCGGCGTCGGCTTCGGCGCCGGGGCGGCGGCCGGCGCCGGCTTCGGCGCGGGCTCCGCCTTCGGGGCCGGTTCCGCCTTCGGAGCCGCGGCGGCCTTGGCGGCCTTCGCGGTCTTGGCGGCCTTCGGCGCGGGCTCGGCCTTGGGCGCAGGAGCGGCCTTCGGCGCAGGAGCGGCCTTCGGCGCGGGCTCGGCCTTCGGCGCCGGAGCGACCTTCGCTTCGGGCGCGGCCTTCGGCGCCGGAGCGGGCTTCGCGGCCGGCGTCGGCTTCGCTTCGGGCGCGGGCTTCGCGGCCGGGACCGGAGCGGGCGGCGCCGTCGCCGCCGGAGCGGCGGACGAGGCCGGAAGCGGACGCGGCGCGGCCGAGCCGGCGAGCCGGACGCGGAGCACGTCGCCGTCGCGGCTGACCTGATAGGCCAGCGGCCGGTCGAGATCGAGCACGACGCGGGCGACCGGCTCGGGCGAGACGCGGTACTGCGCCACGCGCACCCGAATCAGCCCTTCGCTGCCGACTTCCGCCTGCTTGCGCGCGAGATCGGCGCGCACGCCCGGCAGGTCGAACACCAGCCGGTCGGGCGCGTTGAGCTGGAAGAGCTCGTACGGCAGGCCGCCGTTGGCCCGCAGCACCAGTTCCACCGAGTCCTCCGCGCCGGGGACCACCTTGAAGTCCATCAGGCGCGAAGCCGCGCGGACGCCGTGAGGCGCCGGCTGCGATTCAAGCAGCGGGGGACGATCGTCGCCCGGCGTCTTGCCGGGAACGGCGAAGGTCGGCGCCGCCGCGCCGCAGACGAGGATCAAAGCCGCCAACCACGCAAGCGCGCGGCGACCCGGGAGGTCGTGCCTCCTCATGCCCCTTCCTCCTCGGCGGCCTCTTCCTCGCCGCCCTTGACCTGGAGTCGCTTGATGACGTCGCGATACGGCTTGATGCGCCGCGGGTCGTCCACCTGCTGGCGGAAGACGACGATGCCGCGCTTGACGTCGATCGACATCACGCGGCCGTCGTAGACGACGTCGCCGACGTGAAGCGAGTAGCCGCGGTTGTCGGTGCCGCGGAACATCGCGACGGGCGCTCCGCGGACGTCGGTGGCCACGCCGCGGAGGTCGATCTCCCCCACCCCCATGCCGGCGATCCCCTTCGGCCGCTTCCCGTCGCGCTCCTTCTGGAGCTTGACGAGCGGTTCGAACGGATCGCGCCGGCCGGCCGGATCGTAGGTGAAGTGGCGCCCGGCCAGCACCGCGTCGTTGTCCTTCTGAATCTGCTGGAGCATCTGCTCGCTCCGCTCCTGCGGAGTCTGCTGCGGGGCGGGCGGCGGCGGCGCCTGGGCGAGCGCCGCGCCCGCCGCGGCGACGGCCGCGAGCAAAGCGGAAACGGCGAGCCGCGAAATCTTCACGCCCCACCTCCCGGACCCTTCTGCGGGGCCGCCTTTTCTTCTTTGTAGATGTAGGTCTTGGCGACGAAGTCCGCCCGGATCGTGGCCTTGACCTTGCGGTCCATGTTGGGGTTGATCCGCACGTCCTCGACGTTGATGATCCGGGCGTACTTGCTGATGCGGTCGTAGAACAGGCCGAGCTGGTGGTAGTTCCCGACGACCTGCATCACGATCGGCTGCTCGCGCAGGAACTCGCGGTCGGCGAGCGGCTGCGGGTTGAAGACGATCAGGTCGAGGTTCGTCTGGTCGGCGAGGCTCTTGATCCACTTGAGCAGATCGCCCATCTCCGGTTCGGTGGGAAGGATCTGCTTGAGGTCGTCGAGCTTCCGCTCCAGCGCCGCGGTTTCCCGCTTCAGCTCTTCGAGCTTCTTGAGCGCCAGCTCGCCCTTGCGGATCTCTTCGTTCCGCTGGTCGAGCTGCTTCTGCAGTTCTTCGATCTGGCCGTACTTCTCGGAGAAGTTGAGCGGCGGCAGCTTCCACTGGGAGCCGTAGATCGCGGCCGCGGCGGCCAAGGCGAGCAGCAGCTGCGCCCAGACGGGCATGTTCTTCAGGTTCATCGCTCACCCCTTCCGCGGGGCCGCCGGGGCGGCGGGCTGCGGCGCGGCCTCGGCCGGCGCCTGGGGCGGCTTGAAGCGGCAGGTCAGGACGAAGCTGACCCCTTCCGGGGCCTTCTGCGTCACGCCCAAGGTGACGTCGCCGAAGAAAGGCGAGTCCTTGAGGTTGTTGTAGAAGTTCGACACGGCGTTGTAGGTCGTCGCCTTGCCGCGCATCGAGATCTGCCCGCCCTTCTCCTCGAGCGCCTCGAGCCAGAGGAAGTCGGGAAGCTGGCGGCTGACCATGTCGAGCAGCACGACGGGGACGTTCTGCCGCCGCTTGAGGTCGGAGATGATCTCCACGCGGTGTTCGAGCGCCGCCTTCTTGGCCTTGTACTCGTCCATCGTCTGCAGCGCCTTCTTCAGCTGCGCGATGCGGTCGTCGGCCTGGCGGATTTCGTCCCGCATGCCGTTGATGCGGTGGTCGAGCTGGTACCAGTGGACCCCGGCCGCGGCGATGCCGAGCAGCACGACGACGAAGGCGAGAATGCCGGAGGCGCCTCCCGTCGTGACCTGCGGCTTCGGCGCGGCGGCCGGCGCCTCCTGGCGCTTCTCCAGCAGGTTGACGCGGATCATCGGTCACCCACCTTCCTGAGCGCCAAGCCGACCGCGACCGCGGCGTGCGGCGCGGCGTCGGTCTGCTCGGCGTCCAGCCGCGCCGGCAGGCGGACGCGGCGGAACGGGTCGAGCCGCTCCACGCGGGCGCCGAACTGCGCCCCGAGGGCCTCGTTCAGGCCGCCCATGCGCGAGCCGCCGCCGGTGATGAAGATCGCCTCCAGCGGGTTCTCGCTGCCGGCGAACGCCTTGACGAAATCCACGGTGCGCTGGATCTCGTGGCAGAGCTCCTCGTTGACGGAGGCGAGGACTTCCTGCGCCTGCGACGACGAGACGCCTTCGATCACGTCGCCGCGCTTCGCCGCCTCCGCCTGTTCGCGGGAGAGGTTCAGCTCGCGCTGCAGCGTGTCGGTGTACTGGTTGCCGCCGATCGAGATGTCGCGCCAGAAGACGGAGACGCCGTGGTGCAGGATCGCGATGCTGGTCACCGAGGCGCCGATGTCGATCAGCGCCGCCGAACCGGGCATCTCGTCCTCGTAGTTCGCCTCGAAGCAGTTCAGCGCGGCGAACGTGCCGACGTCGACGACCGTCGGCTCCAGCCCCGCCTGGCCGATGACCGAGGTGTAGTCCTCGATCTTCTCCTTGCGCGCGGCGACGAGGATGACGTCCATGTTCCCTTCGCCGGCCAACGACGAGCCCTCGAGCACGTGGTAGTCGAGGGAGACGTCCTTGATGTCGAAGGGGATGTACTGTTCGGCCTCCCAGCGGATCTGGTCGTCCAGCTCCTGCAGCGACATCGTCGGCAGGTTGATCCGCCGGATAATCACCGAGTGGCCGGACAGCGCCGTCGCCACGCGGCGGTTGCGGATCTTGTGCTGGTTCCAGACGCGGCGCAGGGTGTCCACGACGAGGCCGGCGTCCATGATGGTGCCGTCCACGATCGCTTCCTGCGGGAGCGGTTCGATCGCCAGCGACTGCACTTCCCAGCCGCGGCCCCGGCCGAGCTCCTTCAGTTCGACGACCTTGATCGAGCTGTCGCCAATGTCCAGCCCGACGAGGTCCTTAGGCCGACCGAAAATCATTCGTCCCTCCACGCCGGTCCAAGGGCATTTCGCCCCATGCAAAAACGAAACTAAACGATTAAGGCATGCCGGGTCAAGCGGAAACGAAACTTAGGAAAAACGTTAGTTCCGCCCGCGGGCGCCCGAGGTCCGCCGACGACGTTCCCGTCCGGCGGTCGATGCGGTCGCGCGACTCCGGCCTGCGACCCCGTATTCGCCTCCCCTTCGCGGCATTCCCGCCGGACGCTCCGCGCCCCGCGGGGGGATTTCTCTCGGGCTCTTACCGTGCAATATAGGGCGCATCCGCGGCACGCTCCACGGGTTCCGTCCGCTAATTGACCGGAGGCCGCCCGCGGCGTAGAATCCCCGCGCTTTGGTCGCCCCCGGCGTCGGGGGCCCCGCTCGGAGATTTCGACCCATGGCTCAGATTTGCGATGTCTGCGGCAAGGGGCCGCAGTTCGGCAACAAGATCAGCCACGCCCACAACGTGACGAAGCGCCGCTTCAACCCGAACCTGCAGAGCGTCCGCGTGACCGACGACAAGGGGCGGACGCACCGCGCCCTCGTCTGCACGCGCTGCCTCCGCTCCGGCAAGGTCGCGAAGCGCGTTTCCTGATCCGCGCCCGCCGTCCTGCGCCAGGTCCGACCCCGCCCCGCCCTCGGGCGCGGCGGGGTTTCGTGCGTCCGTCCGCCGATCCCGCGCCATCCACTTTTCGTTGATCCCCCTTCCCGTCGAACCGTAAATTCGGGCGTCGCGCCCGCGCGGCGAGGGCGGCCGCGCCCGTCGCCGCACGGCGCAGTCCGCGGGAGGGGCGATGGACTACGTCTACGTCCTGCCGTTCGTCCTCGTCGTCTCCCTCGCCGCGCTCGCCGTCGCCTTCCTCTTCGCGCGGCAGGTCCTCGCCGCCGACCGCGGCACGCCGGAGATGCGGGCCATCGCCGCGGCGATCCAGCAGGGCGCCGAGGCGTTCATCGCGCGCCAGTACCGCACGATCGCCGTCCTCGCCCTCGCCGTCGCGGCGGTCATCTTCGCCTTCTACTTCGCCAACCGCGGCGTCCGGAACATCGCCGAGATGGGCGCGGGCGCCGCCTGGAAGGTCACGCTCTCCTTCCTCGTCGGCGCCGTCTGCTCCGCCGCCGCGGGCTACGTCGGGATGTTCGTCGCGGTCCGCGCCAACATCCGCGCCGCCGCCGCGGCCACGACCAGCCTCGAC of the bacterium genome contains:
- a CDS encoding pilus assembly protein PilM; its protein translation is MIFGRPKDLVGLDIGDSSIKVVELKELGRGRGWEVQSLAIEPLPQEAIVDGTIMDAGLVVDTLRRVWNQHKIRNRRVATALSGHSVIIRRINLPTMSLQELDDQIRWEAEQYIPFDIKDVSLDYHVLEGSSLAGEGNMDVILVAARKEKIEDYTSVIGQAGLEPTVVDVGTFAALNCFEANYEDEMPGSAALIDIGASVTSIAILHHGVSVFWRDISIGGNQYTDTLQRELNLSREQAEAAKRGDVIEGVSSSQAQEVLASVNEELCHEIQRTVDFVKAFAGSENPLEAIFITGGGSRMGGLNEALGAQFGARVERLDPFRRVRLPARLDAEQTDAAPHAAVAVGLALRKVGDR
- a CDS encoding PilN domain-containing protein, which gives rise to MIRVNLLEKRQEAPAAAPKPQVTTGGASGILAFVVVLLGIAAAGVHWYQLDHRINGMRDEIRQADDRIAQLKKALQTMDEYKAKKAALEHRVEIISDLKRRQNVPVVLLDMVSRQLPDFLWLEALEEKGGQISMRGKATTYNAVSNFYNNLKDSPFFGDVTLGVTQKAPEGVSFVLTCRFKPPQAPAEAAPQPAAPAAPRKG
- the rpmB gene encoding 50S ribosomal protein L28; translated protein: MAQICDVCGKGPQFGNKISHAHNVTKRRFNPNLQSVRVTDDKGRTHRALVCTRCLRSGKVAKRVS
- the pilQ gene encoding type IV pilus secretin PilQ, producing MRRHDLPGRRALAWLAALILVCGAAAPTFAVPGKTPGDDRPPLLESQPAPHGVRAASRLMDFKVVPGAEDSVELVLRANGGLPYELFQLNAPDRLVFDLPGVRADLARKQAEVGSEGLIRVRVAQYRVSPEPVARVVLDLDRPLAYQVSRDGDVLRVRLAGSAAPRPLPASSAAPAATAPPAPVPAAKPAPEAKPTPAAKPAPAPKAAPEAKVAPAPKAEPAPKAAPAPKAAPAPKAEPAPKAAKTAKAAKAAAAPKAEPAPKAEPAPKPAPAAAPAPKPTPKAEANPFEPRPLAGTGFAAPAASAPAPPKPTPAPEKPAPAPAPVPAPKAEAAAAAAAPLPDTETKTIQDRRRVFTGRLISLNLVDADIRQVFGLFHELSGLNFVLDPSVGGTVTIVVDEVPWDQALDIILQNNGLEMVLEGNVIRIAPVIKLAQEAAAKRAMLEAKELEVNPVTITRTLSYAKAQDVERVIREAILSPKGKVIVDQRTNTVILRDIPERVEAIDKLLTTLDAETPQVMIEARIVEVSRDLVNEMGIKWGFKAKADPALGTGTNLQFPNRASVDYELNLPKNASANALTLSFGNVLDSFTLDLTLDALETDGYAKRLSAPKIAAQNNETAEIEQGVRFPVSKSTATEIQTQFVSASLRLRVTPQITAEGTIVLDLEVANDSPDFVNTSGIDKLPSINTQRATTKLLIPDGGTTVIGGIFTVNEGRTVSGVPFFSKLPGLGWLFRSTSVSTRNRELLIFITPRIVKAS
- a CDS encoding type 4a pilus biogenesis protein PilO, whose product is MNLKNMPVWAQLLLALAAAAAIYGSQWKLPPLNFSEKYGQIEELQKQLDQRNEEIRKGELALKKLEELKRETAALERKLDDLKQILPTEPEMGDLLKWIKSLADQTNLDLIVFNPQPLADREFLREQPIVMQVVGNYHQLGLFYDRISKYARIINVEDVRINPNMDRKVKATIRADFVAKTYIYKEEKAAPQKGPGGGA